A stretch of DNA from Pagrus major chromosome 22, Pma_NU_1.0:
tttattattaagtcAACATACACTATTATTCTCGTCACACTGATTCAACATCAGGCCTGTTACTGGGTGTCCATTTCCCACTTTTATCAACAGTATAAGTTTGAAGTAATCCAAAGACTGCTGTAATCAAACATCCATGACTtttgaaatgttaataaaaacataatgtctACTTTACGGCTTTCTGAGGCATGGAATATGGTAGTTCTTATGTAGGACTGTGGTTCTACAGTATAACAAACCTGCATTCATTTCCATGCTTTTGTTAAAGTCTTCCAGTTGTTTCCGGGCAGCAGCTGTTACCTCTTCGCTGACATATTCAGGCTCAGCTTCATCCACTATCTCCTTCTGCAAAATATGGAAAGATACGTGACAAATGAATATGAGTATGTGTTTGTTGAGCATCATTGTTGCCCTGTAAGAGTCTCAAACTGCAAAATAGAACTTCCACAAGAGGGCAGTACATTTCCTCTGAGACAAAAATTAAGTTTGTCTGAAAATGCAATTCTTTGATTCCACTGACCAGTTGTGTGATCTTTTCCTCTATGACCTCTTTGATCCTGATGTGGTGTATTTGGTAATGACTGCACAGCTTCTCTGCAACGGTGGTTTTACCCACAGCTGGAGGTCCGACCAGGCTGATTTTGATTGGCTAGGGAGACAAAATAGAAACAAGACTTGGCTTTAAGCTGATGTCAAAGTAGCTTTTATGTCCGAAATACACATTTAATCAAGGCATACTGTACACCAGAGTAACAGAAGGTTGATTTTGCCATGTGCAGCCACATGTCTTGACAGTTTCCACAGTAAATTTTGTGTTTCCacctcaaacagaaaaaaatctgtgggCTTTTCCTTAACATATCAAATATAGTCATTAATCAGCTGAATCTGCTGTCTCTATACAGCAAAATAATGAGAACTCTCAAACACTCTTGTGTGTATCAAGTATGTATCAAGTGTCAACTGGCGTCAAAATTCAactgtgtttgtaaaatgtctttatttgaaGGAGCTGAACACTCACAAGTAGCTGCCTGGTGTTTTTGTATTCCTTCACGATGCTCTCCATGTTTTCTACCATCCCAGCTTCAGACGTCCAGCGGAGACTGAAGGAGTCTTTGATGATAAAAGCATCCAGGCGGAGGTTGATGCTGAGGTAGTCCAATTCCTCAGGCTGAAACGAAAACACAGTATGTGTGATATTGAATATTTACTGGTAGAATATGTCATGATGTGCCATAGAGGGCCAACTGCATCTTTATTACAACCACAGGTTACATCAGGAGGTTTCTCTGATCCTGTATTAAGAGCCACTAAAGATAGTTACTGCTCAGATGTGAATTAATGTGTGTTGATTCTTAACCCAGATGTAACCCTGTCATCCTAGACACATAACATCTAGTGCTGCTTCATCTGTGTCAGATAgtagacatttttttaaggggTAAAGCTTAACTGTCCATTTAAAACTGATAATAGTATATTCTATTACTGTTAAATTGTACTAAAGCTTGGTGGttattcaattattttaaaagtataaaagtagcCTTCAATTGACTTTCCAAGAAACAGCAGCTTTATATGTAATTGTTTGATAATGTGGTATTTTTGTGCATAAGCGTTTCAAGGTTGGATTGCCACACTGAGagaattattattaaattaaatgaatatttaaaaagagTGATTGTGTAATAATTCAGATGAGATTCTACCTTATTTAAAAttagtaaaaagtaaaaaatggcATACTGTACCTTAAAAGCCTTCATGGCAATTGCTTCCTGCTCTGGCACTTTGTTCAGTTTTCCCCGCCCAAGTGTAACACTTATCATCTGAAGAGTAAAGAGTCAGAGAATAACAGTAATCgttttaatattttgatgtGTCATTGAATGACTGATTGACttgatttgtcattttgtctttgcAGATCACAGTAGAAAGTTAACTATAGATTCATAAGTAGGGCTACAAATATTACTATATTTCAAATATTACTGTGAATGTATATTGCTTCCAGAGTTATCTGTCTCTgtgataaataataatcattataaTATCACATATAACGGTCGATCACtatttaattgattatcaaaatagtttgcaatTAATTTTCGTTAAATTGACTTCCATTcattgactaattgttgcagctgtagtcataaaaaaacaacaacaaatgtattATCCATTTTCTTTTATGTCTTGCTTCATTCATGTTACCTTCACAATATCCTCTAAAGTGTTCTTAGAGTCATCGACAGCAAGAATGTACTTTGACTTTGGCTTGAGTTCAATGATATTTTGGAGAACTCTGAGAAAGAAACACAGTTTAGTCCTGTATTAATTATctctaaaaataaacagtatatatatatgtgtgtgtagaagTACTGTAAATTAAAATCACCCTCCGAGGTCATAAACATGAATCATTGGGATGTAATTTGTGCCCTCTCCAAAAAGAGGAACTTTTGGAAACTGCAGCAACCAAGACACCtgttcaaaaatacaaaaacatttcatagaAGATGATATTGCAATTTAGGcattcagtacacacacacacacacacacacacacacacacacacacacacacacacacacacacacacacacagtgtactgAGGTATTATTGCATTAATATCTACCTTGAAAAAGTAGTGAAAGAGGTTCTCTCCTTTTCCGTACTGAAGACCGCTGGCTACAACATAGCCAGTAAGTCCGGTCCCCTTCTGTAAGGTTAGCAAGATAAAACAATTCTATAAGGTTTACAGGCATTTTTCAagtatttatctttttataaCTAAATTCATTTTCCTGGTACTGTTACCGTAAAATGCTACCACTCTGTTGGAATATGTTTTGAGTATGTTGTAAGTAATGTTCTTACACCTCTGCCCAGTTTGAGCACAAGTTTCTCCAGATTATTGTGGTTTTTGAAGTTGGGATGAGGCCTTCTTCTTCTGAATTCCTCCTCTGTTAGCAGAACGTCTGTTTCAtcctgaaaagagaaaatgtcaaTCATGTTGGTTGTGTTTTATTCGCAGTACAACTCGACAGTTTGGCGACATTTTCCTGCAGGCTCACCGGATTCTGCGCCTTGCTCAGGGCCCAGGTCATCACTGTGGAGACTAAGATGAACATTTTCCGAGACTTGAAGTTCTCCCCCTCCGCATGAAGGGCTGTTTgtagaagaaataaataaagtacaagaATCATCCAGGAAACTATAAGCTATAGGCTTACATTTTTCGGTTCACCTAGTAATAAGCCTACTTACACCTTACCTGTGATTGCCCATGTTGCTTCttcaacctgctgctgtgtgccaCTTTCTGAGATGTTGTACACAACGACATCACACTCCAGCAGGCGCTCAAGAAGCTCATCTCGAGTTGGTGACTACCAAAAGAGACCCAGTTTACACATTGTCCGTAATTTGCGTTATCGTTGTTATAGTTAATGTAAGCAGTGGTAACAAGTACAGTAAAAGTACCAATGCCACAATATAAATTGCTcaattacaagttaaagtcctgcatttaaaatcttaaaagtAATATCAGCAAAAAGTACTtcacattttgaaaagtaaaactACTCTTTATGCAAAATGACTCCAGACAGACTCTTGTATCAAAATTGGACAGTATTGGACGGACAGTGTACTAAAAAAAGTCATGCTTGAGCAAGCGTAAAGATATTGTATTAAAATACTATTTTTCGCATTTCTTTAGACAAACCAAAGAATGACACGGGGTTTGAACGCCTGACTCACCGTATACTGTTCAAGTAGAAAGCTTTCTTTGTCATCTCTGGGGGAAGCAGACACAGTTCCCACTATCTGAAAGGCAGGTTCACCTGGAGGGGAGGCCAACGTCtgttcttctccctcctccgaGCTCTCCCCGGCAGAGCAGGTCGATAAAAACTGTTCAAGTACAGGTAAGTCAGACAATAAACTGTAAACAAGCGAACAGCACGCCATTTTATATTGACAAAAAGGCGAGCTACTTCTTTAGCTAACATTACCTTGGCGATGTGTTTGGAGGAATACCTGTCGACATCGTTGATAAAAATACGTTTGGGACGAGTTTTGTCCcccattttgaaaaaaaagcgAGTATTTGCGTTTACTAAtactttgtgctttttgttttaataacttACTTTATCACTAATTACGTGTTAAAGCTCTAGCTTGCTAGTTGTCTACATTTGTGGTAATAACTGTTGAGTTGCGTTGTGGAACGTTGCTATGGGCTCACTCCGGTTGCCATGGCTCAGCCAATGAGAATGCGTGGAGTCGCGCATACAGTACGCTTTACTTCCGGGTACTTCGCATTTACCCACAGGATCAAATTTATACTGAGgattttattaatgtattattttgttggCCTAAAAGTTCTccaatttaaacataaaatcaaatGATTATACTCGAATAAGCCTTCCAATCCTCTTTATCATGATATCTATGTAACTCAATGTCCCCATTTTTAATCCCAACAGAAATTCAAGATGTTTAATTATGCCAGatgtcacatgacctggaagctattgacaaaatttaataaaatgaaaatgattctTTAAATATCATTcaagattttcatgaaaaataaccaataaaaagaaatgtgtctcattcagccaggaCAGGAAgcacatgacatggaagctactgAAAAAAGGTgagtttcataaaaaaaaataaacatgaataaaaaatatgatgaattttcatggaattttttttttaatatataaaaaacactaaaatccaCTAAAAAGAGGtttgtctcattcaaccagtacaattgtacggaagccctaaagggccatgcattcatacatttaatttcctccgttttcccgtgataacgagttaaattcatttgttttctcgagatctcgagttattatctcgaaataacaactgccgttttcccgagataacaggataatttttgtgagatctcgagataacgaaactttgttttcccgagataacgatataattaatttgagatcttgagaaaacaaaacgatagtgtagtatattaaatcattgcaggaaacatcattcagtgtagcaatgtcagaggagcaggagcatatcgatcaccgcgtcacatatcttttcaatcaaggcctgacaggctgaaatagcattatgccttgctattacagataatacacacattagtgtgcgtaatctaaaaagacggttagcaaggcaTCAGCTATATCGacggcgcaatctaagtgagcctgatgtcgtcgttaactacatagctgaccagctacaaggtcccgggcgtctccataatctcaggcctatcatatcacagtcattatctcgagatctcaaattaattatatcgttatctcgggaaaacaaagtttcgttatctcgagatttcgagatctcgagaaaattatcccgttatctcgggaaaacggcagttgttatttcgagataataactcgagatctcgagaaaacaaatgaaattaactcgttatcacgggaaaacggaggaaattaaatgtatgaatgcatggccctttagggcttccgtacaatTGAACCATAGTATGCAGtaaatatacatgtaaatatgtgtattatttcatttttatatttgataattacatttattgccCAAAAAATACTTGATGATACAGggacttaaaataaatgtactatGTTATATCAATTAACCTTTGTGTATCATTTTCCCATGGTGTCACTTTAGTATCCCTCTAATGCTGTTGTAATTCTCCTGTAGGGACTGCCAATTTAACACCCCCTCATGCAGCTCTCTATCTAACTCACAAACCACACACTCCTGCGGGCCTGTAGATCCCCTCATAGCAGGACAATGGAGCGCTGACATGGAAACTTTCAAAGCACCCCATATATTTATAGAGCTGACACTATCTGAGAAACTGCTGGCAGTGCTTGATGGTGTCTGTTCTACACAGGCCTCAGCACTCAGTAAAACACACCCTGTCATACATTCAAAGAACAGTGATACGGAAGGGAACTGCATGGATGATTGGTCGTTTCTGGCCATGTTTGGTAAACCTGTAATTCCTGATGCTGCGAAGTGTATTCCAATCATGGGTTGTTAAGGAATTTGATCAGTTTAGTGAAGAAGTCAGAGAATAAACAGGAatttctaaaatatcaacatcgTTATTGGTCTCAAAAAGCAGGTTTCAGTCTTGTTTTAGGGAGAATATTTTTAGGTGATGGCAACATTTAGAAGAGCCAATTTCTCCTGTGCCCTTTCTCAACCTCATGTACTGTATAATGATTTACAATTATAGCTGCTGATGTGATTGTTCTGATTAACATGTCAGCCAGCATGCAGTTTGTCAAACACTGGTGAGCCATCAGCTGTTTACAGCAGGCATGTGGCACATTACGATAACGGCTGTCGGTGCCAAGAACAGCACTGCTTGTTTATTGTCAGTGGACTGTTTATGATATTTACCTCTCTGCAATGaaataatttgaataattttAGTCAaaatcaagcaaaaaaaaaaaaaggacactaAGACAACTGATATCAGACATTTAGTCATCTCTGtgtataaaattaaaaaaacacatttttgctcAACTTGAAATACTCCTGTTTGTAGAACATTTCAGGAATACATTTATCTATAGTCTGAAAATTGTGACAAGTAAGCCACTTATACTGTGTGAAAGTAATCAGCTTCatttaattactaattatttCTAACATTTCTGTACAAGGTTAGATTCAGAGGTCTTTCAGCAACCAACATGCAGTGAATGTGGCACAAAaagccctttttttaaaatactccTGCGTTCTTTCTTTtaccatttaacaaaaacatgtatAGCATTGTATTGCTGATGGTAAACAAACCACTGTCCAAGTAGGACTGACTGTTAAAAAGCAATTGTTGCCAACAGCTGctgaagtgtgtgcatgtgtgtgtgttggaggaggtgggggggtgaAGAGCGGAGGGGGCAGCTGTCAGGACACGAACCGTGTGCTTCCTACATGCCCTTATAAGGACGGATGTCCCTCAAAACCATGACCCATTAAAGACCAGTCTGCCTTATCCTGATAAAGACCTGGTGATAAAGACGGGACTCTGCCAAAAAGTGCTTCGTCGACTTCAAGGCAGCTGTTGACAAAACACAGCGCCGGTTTCATCCAAAAACTAACGTGATGTCtctgacttttactttttgctCAACAATGTGATGCAGTTATCCTTGAAAAAGACAGTCTGCTAATCAAATACTTGAAACACTCTGTTATTAGTGTTAAAGTTCACTGTaacacagtgttgtaaaaatgacccaaaagtcatatttgagtaaaagtaaagatataatgttaaatattactctggttaaagtgaaagtcatGCATATGAATAGTAATTGGTTAAAATCTTAAggtatctgatgttaaatgtactttaaaagACTTTTTCTGACCATTTATaagcatcaaaagtacaagtaaaagtaaatgatacatatatttacatatgtatgtactgtatactgcaTACCAATTACTGgatttgatatttacaatttttttttctgattatcggaaTAAAAGTCTGACTGAATGGAAGCTTATGAGAAATAGACTCTACAGTTTCCTATTGAGTTTATTGTCTCAATTGCACGTTTCAATTCTTCATCTACTTCTGTTTATGGTCACTTATGGCTCggaaaaaccaagatggcgacggctgTTGTGCCAAATTTTAGGCCTCAAAACAGTTGTACAAAAAGTGGATAATGTCacggtgggtttacacttgtgGGACATGCATTAATAACACACAATGATCTActaatataataacatatatacCTTTTTTCTCATTGTTGTTGATCTTTGCTGATACTTGTGCTTCTAATGGGTGTCCTTGTAGTGGTATTGTAGGTATTGCCACTTTTTCTTAATtaaatgatctgaatacttcaACTACCACAAACTGATATTCCAGACCATCAGAGGGCAAAACATTCCTGAGTATTTCCTCATGACTACACGTAATATATGCATAGTACGTCTAACGTCCGTACAGGATTGACACATTCTTGAAGATGTAATCCCAAATTATACTTTCCTTCAGAGTACTTCTCTTTGCTGGGACTACCTTGGTTGGCATACAGATTTCAAGGAAACCTCATTACcacagaaaatacataaaacttCATGCAAATCCTCTGTTGACCATAGCTTAAAAATTACAACTAAGCTATGCTCTCTGTTGTCCTCTGTTTTGACATATCAATCGTATCCACTTATGTCTTATTCTGttattattctattattctGTCAGTCTTTTTTGTGATTGACAAAGTACATTTCTGAGCGACCAAGATCCCTGTAGAATGAAACAATAAGTCAATTAATGTATTCgttaatcaacagaaaatttATCAGgaactattttaataatctatAAATCCTGTAAgtattttttcaagcaaaactgaCAAACAAGCTCCAGTTT
This window harbors:
- the LOC141017711 gene encoding adenylate kinase 7-like → MGDKTRPKRIFINDVDRYSSKHIAKFLSTCSAGESSEEGEEQTLASPPGEPAFQIVGTVSASPRDDKESFLLEQYTSPTRDELLERLLECDVVVYNISESGTQQQVEEATWAITALHAEGENFKSRKMFILVSTVMTWALSKAQNPDETDVLLTEEEFRRRRPHPNFKNHNNLEKLVLKLGRGKGTGLTGYVVASGLQYGKGENLFHYFFKVSWLLQFPKVPLFGEGTNYIPMIHVYDLGGVLQNIIELKPKSKYILAVDDSKNTLEDIVKMISVTLGRGKLNKVPEQEAIAMKAFKPEELDYLSINLRLDAFIIKDSFSLRWTSEAGMVENMESIVKEYKNTRQLLPIKISLVGPPAVGKTTVAEKLCSHYQIHHIRIKEVIEEKITQLEIVDEAEPEYVSEEVTAAARKQLEDFNKSMEMNAGRLADNLLVDILQEKLNSKPCRNQGFVLDGFPKTYEQAKLIFSDEDTENQEMMFKPVYNQKITPEHVFALNATDDFLTKRAQGLPQSVAEKMRYTQEEFVARLTRYRQLCTAEETLLDYFDELEIHPEHIEVTTGDSEYTDVMKKITEMAGIPKNYGPSPEEQEEEDRKKEEERKKKLAAEAAEKKRRNEAALAEMVAQYEEWQKNLSELQRQEYELLEARSLPLRNYLMKYVMPSLTEAMLDCSKIKPEDPVNFLAEHLLKNNQQGEQS